Proteins from a genomic interval of Macrobrachium nipponense isolate FS-2020 chromosome 28, ASM1510439v2, whole genome shotgun sequence:
- the LOC135201262 gene encoding pro-resilin-like: protein MFHTLVVVLAAFSLALAHPDGYGHGGGDGKDGYGGAPLPYYFDYSVKGDYKGPNFGQSEKSDGKGNVYGSYTVALPDGRKQHVDYTADHYNGYVAKVSYSGKAQHPAYYGPAVVFDQNGGGYH from the exons ATGTTTCACACA CTTGTGGTAGTCCTGGCCGCTTTCAGCCTCGCATTGGCCCACCCCGACGGATACGGTCACGGCGGAGGAGATGGCAAGGATGGCTACGGAGGG GCTCCTCTACCTTACTACTTCGACTACAGCGTCAAGGGTGACTACAAAGGACCTAACTTTGGCCAAAGCGAAAAGTCCGATGGAAAAGGCAACGTCTACGGATCATATACCGTCGCTCTCCCTGACGGTCGAAAACAACAT GTCGATTACACAGCCGATCACTACAACGGATACGTGGCTAAAGTCAGCTATTCCGGAAAAGCCCAGCATCCGGCTTATTACGGACCAGCCGTTGTTTTCGATCAAAACGGAGGTGGATACCACTAG
- the LOC135201261 gene encoding adult-specific cuticular protein ACP-20-like, whose amino-acid sequence MFAKVFLILAVSSIIKANPGGYGHGHGGHGHGGHGKGGKHGYGEPLPYYYGYHVSGDYKGPHFHHDEKSDGKAVHGSYTVALPDGRKQHVKYSADHYKGFVAHVSYKGKAQHPSYYGPAVVFDHHKGGYH is encoded by the exons ATGTTCGCCAAA gtcttCCTAATTCTTGCTGTCTCCAGCATCATCAAGGCCAACCCAGGCGGTTATGGACATGGCCACGGAGGACATGGCCACGGCGGacatggaaaaggaggcaaacaTGGATATGGG GAACCTCTGCCATACTATTACGGGTACCACGTGAGCGGTGACTACAAAGGGCCACACTTCCATCACGACGAGAAGTCCGATGGAAAGGCTGTCCATGGATCGTACACTGTTGCTCTCCCCGATGGCCGCAAGCAACAT GTAAAATACTCCGCTGACCACTACAAAGGCTTCGTCGCCCACGTCAGCTACAAAGGGAAGGCTCAACACCCATCCTACTACGGACCTGCCGTCGTTTTCGATCACCACAAGGGAGGCTACCATTAA